A window of the Streptomyces albireticuli genome harbors these coding sequences:
- a CDS encoding bifunctional [glutamine synthetase] adenylyltransferase/[glutamine synthetase]-adenylyl-L-tyrosine phosphorylase, with product MTVPQGRRSSSYTRLLRHGFTDTGAAERLLETPGLAPVHSDPLLLDALGATADPDLALRGLVRLVEALGGADRQTFLDTLVTAKPLRDRLLGVLGASEALGDHLVRHPGDWYALVAYEPADLHPAVPEFERALAEGLRGDRGAGLTPADALRAAYRRCLLTIAARDVCGTTEVAQTAAELADLATATLRAALAIAAEEQPEDAALCRLAVIGMGKCGGRELNYVSDVDVVFVAEPRDSTPEADAVRAATRLASRMMRVCSDVTPEGTIWPVDANLRPEGRNGPLVRTLSSHLAYYQRWAKTWEFQALLKARPVAGDEALGQAYVDAVSPLVWQAAERENFVPDVQQMRRRVVASIPATQVERELKLGPGGLRDVEFAVQLLQLVHGRSDATLRGGGTLDALAALAAGGYVGRSDAAALDSAYRFLRTLEHHIQLHRLRRTHLMPEAEADRRRLGRSLARAFRWPAGTEPVDGLGKEWKRHAREVRRLHEKLFYRPLLDAVAQLEPGEARLSAKAAGQRLEALGYADPAAALRHLEALASGVSRKAAIQRTLLPVLLGWFADSADPDAGLLNFHKVSDALGRTPWYLRLLRDEGAAAENLARVLSAGRLAPDLLLRAPEAVALLGDPEGLRPRGREALEQEVLAAVGRAEDAEAAIVAVRGVRRRELFRTAAADIIGAYGRTGPEPSWRQNGTNGTHGATARHPADTGPSDTHLRVDTVGDAVSDLNAAAVAGALRAAVRAEWGDTLPTRFAVIGMGRFGGHEQGYGSDADVLFVHEPREGVPEEEAAKAAFAVATEMRRLLQLPTTDPPLLIDADLRPEGKSGPIVRSLASYAAYYRRWSLVWESQALLRARPVAGDADLGLRFMELVDPLRYPAEGLGEDAVREIRRLKARMESERLPRGADPTTHTKLGRGGLSDVEWTVQLLQMRHGWAEPGLRTTRTREALRAAHAAELLSTEDAAILDDAWVLATSVRNAVMLVRGRSGDTFPTESRELAAVGRYLGYEPGHVGEMLDDYRRTTRRARAVVEELFYGA from the coding sequence ATGACAGTGCCACAGGGGCGCCGCAGCAGCTCGTACACCCGGCTGCTGCGCCACGGATTCACCGACACCGGGGCCGCCGAGCGGCTGCTGGAGACCCCCGGGCTCGCGCCCGTGCACTCCGATCCGCTGCTCCTCGACGCCCTCGGCGCCACCGCCGACCCGGACCTCGCCCTGCGCGGCCTGGTCCGCCTCGTGGAAGCGCTGGGCGGCGCCGACCGGCAGACGTTCCTGGACACCCTCGTCACCGCCAAGCCGCTGCGCGACCGGTTGCTCGGCGTCCTCGGCGCCTCCGAGGCGCTCGGCGACCACCTCGTCCGCCACCCCGGCGACTGGTACGCCCTCGTCGCCTACGAGCCGGCCGATCTGCACCCCGCCGTACCGGAGTTCGAGCGGGCCCTCGCCGAGGGGCTGCGCGGCGACCGGGGCGCCGGGCTCACGCCCGCCGACGCGCTGCGGGCCGCCTACCGCCGCTGTCTGCTGACCATCGCCGCCCGCGACGTCTGCGGCACCACGGAGGTCGCCCAGACCGCCGCCGAGCTCGCCGACCTGGCGACCGCCACCCTCCGCGCCGCCCTGGCGATCGCCGCCGAGGAGCAGCCGGAGGACGCCGCGCTCTGCCGGCTCGCCGTCATCGGCATGGGCAAGTGCGGTGGCAGGGAGCTCAATTACGTCTCGGACGTCGACGTCGTCTTCGTCGCCGAGCCGCGCGACAGCACGCCGGAGGCCGACGCGGTGCGGGCCGCGACCCGGCTCGCCTCCCGGATGATGCGGGTCTGCTCCGACGTCACCCCCGAGGGCACCATCTGGCCCGTCGACGCCAACCTCCGCCCCGAGGGGCGCAACGGCCCCCTCGTGCGCACCCTCTCCAGCCACCTCGCCTACTACCAACGCTGGGCGAAGACCTGGGAGTTCCAGGCCCTCCTCAAGGCCCGGCCGGTCGCCGGCGACGAGGCGCTCGGACAGGCCTACGTGGACGCCGTCTCACCGCTGGTGTGGCAGGCCGCCGAGCGGGAGAACTTCGTCCCCGACGTCCAGCAGATGCGCCGCCGCGTCGTCGCCTCCATCCCCGCCACCCAGGTCGAGCGCGAGCTCAAGCTCGGCCCCGGCGGCCTGCGCGACGTCGAATTCGCCGTGCAGCTCCTCCAGTTGGTGCACGGCCGCAGCGACGCCACGCTGCGCGGCGGCGGCACCCTCGACGCCCTGGCCGCGCTCGCCGCCGGCGGCTACGTGGGCCGCTCCGACGCCGCCGCCCTCGACTCCGCCTACCGCTTCCTGCGCACGCTGGAGCACCACATCCAGCTCCACCGGCTGCGCCGCACCCACCTGATGCCCGAGGCCGAGGCCGACCGGCGCCGGCTCGGGCGCTCGCTGGCCCGCGCCTTCCGGTGGCCGGCCGGCACCGAGCCCGTCGACGGGCTCGGCAAGGAGTGGAAGCGGCACGCCCGCGAGGTGCGCCGGCTGCACGAGAAGCTCTTCTACCGGCCCCTGCTCGACGCCGTCGCCCAACTGGAGCCCGGCGAGGCCCGGCTCAGCGCCAAGGCGGCCGGCCAGCGCCTGGAGGCCCTCGGCTACGCCGACCCCGCCGCCGCCCTGCGCCACCTGGAGGCGCTCGCCTCCGGGGTCTCCCGCAAGGCGGCCATCCAGCGCACCCTGCTGCCCGTCCTGCTCGGCTGGTTCGCCGACTCCGCCGACCCCGACGCCGGGCTGCTCAACTTCCACAAGGTCTCCGACGCCCTCGGCAGGACCCCCTGGTACCTCCGGCTGCTGCGCGACGAGGGCGCCGCCGCCGAGAACCTCGCCCGGGTGCTCTCCGCCGGCCGGCTCGCCCCCGACCTGCTGCTGCGCGCCCCCGAGGCCGTCGCCCTGCTCGGTGACCCCGAGGGCCTGCGGCCGCGCGGCCGGGAGGCCCTGGAGCAGGAGGTGCTGGCCGCCGTGGGCCGCGCCGAGGACGCCGAGGCCGCCATCGTCGCCGTGCGCGGTGTGCGCCGCCGCGAGCTGTTCCGCACCGCCGCCGCCGACATCATCGGCGCCTACGGGCGCACCGGCCCCGAACCCTCCTGGCGGCAGAACGGCACCAACGGCACCCACGGCGCCACCGCGAGACACCCGGCCGACACCGGGCCCAGCGACACCCACCTGCGCGTCGACACCGTCGGCGACGCCGTCTCCGACCTCAACGCGGCCGCCGTGGCCGGCGCCCTGCGCGCCGCCGTCCGCGCCGAGTGGGGCGACACCCTCCCCACCCGCTTCGCCGTCATCGGCATGGGCCGCTTCGGCGGCCACGAGCAGGGCTACGGCTCCGACGCCGACGTCCTCTTCGTCCACGAGCCCCGCGAGGGCGTCCCCGAGGAGGAGGCGGCCAAGGCCGCGTTCGCCGTCGCCACCGAGATGCGCCGGCTGCTGCAACTGCCCACCACCGACCCGCCGCTGCTCATCGACGCCGACCTGCGCCCCGAGGGCAAGTCCGGCCCCATCGTGCGCAGCCTCGCCTCCTACGCCGCCTACTACCGGCGCTGGTCGCTGGTGTGGGAGAGCCAGGCGCTGCTGCGCGCGAGGCCCGTCGCGGGCGACGCCGACCTCGGCCTGCGCTTCATGGAGCTGGTCGACCCGCTGCGCTACCCCGCCGAGGGCCTCGGCGAGGACGCGGTCCGGGAGATCAGGCGGCTGAAGGCCCGCATGGAGAGCGAGCGGCTGCCGCGCGGCGCGGACCCGACGACCCACACCAAGCTGGGCCGCGGCGGCCTGTCCGACGTCGAGTGGACCGTACAGCTGCTCCAGATGCGGCACGGCTGGGCCGAGCCCGGCCTGCGCACCACCCGCACCCGCGAGGCCCTGCGCGCCGCCCACGCCGCCGAGCTGCTGAGCACCGAGGACG